From Oncorhynchus mykiss isolate Arlee chromosome 25, USDA_OmykA_1.1, whole genome shotgun sequence, a single genomic window includes:
- the LOC110505473 gene encoding protein phosphatase 1 regulatory subunit 14B — MAGMASEPVTQSRVMFQSADKKEEHTRRKLGKLTVKYNRKDLQRRLDIEEWIDNQLHLLFDYEEEEITELEIDIDELLELSDTEQRSRLQELLQECEKPKEDFINGLLYRMKGLRKMSGPLKK, encoded by the exons ATGGCAGGCATGGCGTCGGAGCCAGTCACCCAGTCCAGGGTGATGTTCCAGTCCGCAGATAAAAAAGAGGAGCATACGCGTCGCAAACTGGGCAAGCTGACCGTCAAATACAACCGCAAGGACCTGCAGAGGAGGCTGGATATTGAGGAGTGGATCGACAATCAGCTGCACCTGCTCTTCGACTATGAG gagGAGGAGATCACAGAGTTAGAGATTGACATAGATGAGCTGCTGGAGCTATCTGACACGGAGCAGAGATCCAGACTGCAG GAGTTACTGCAGGAATGTGAGAAGCCAAAAGAG gACTTTATCAATGGGCTGCTTTATCGGATGAAGGGCCTACGTAAAATGTCAGGGCCCCTGAAGAAATAA